A window from Telopea speciosissima isolate NSW1024214 ecotype Mountain lineage chromosome 8, Tspe_v1, whole genome shotgun sequence encodes these proteins:
- the LOC122671369 gene encoding pentatricopeptide repeat-containing protein At2g31400, chloroplastic-like, giving the protein MASSTPPHCSITSTKPYQNHHIVQQNHPHNHHQTHRWSSHKVYVPRNAAKPGNAPILSRNPGFPTLSPLPPSTSELGPDFRGRRSTRFVSKMHFGRPKTAMGSRHTSVAEEALQQAIRFAGDDNALESVLLSFESKLSGSEDYSFLLRELGNRGECSMAIRCFEFAVRRERRRNEQGKLASAMIGTLGRLGRVDLAQSVFDTANVQGYGNTVYAFSALISAYGRNGFCEEAIKVFESMKESGLKPNLVTYNSLIDACGKGGVDFYQAVKIFDEMVANGVQPDRITFNSLLAVCGRGGLWQEAMNLFNDMTFRGIDRDIFTYNTLLDAVCKGGQMDLAYQILSEISKKNVLPNVVTYSTLIDGYAKAGRLDEALNLFNEMKLLGIGLDRVSYNTLLSIYAKLGRFEEALAVCKEMQMSGIKKDAVTYNALLDGYGKQGKYKELKKLFEEMKSERISPNVLTYSTLIDAYSKGGLYKEAMEFFREFKKAGLKTDVVLYSALIDALCKNGLVELAMSLLDEMTRERICPNVVTYNSIIDAFGKSATAKFEEDVTDGMNGTNPKSLNYANIEDSSKIMGENIEGDNQVLKFFGKLAAEKVHPSKEDSNRKSQEILCILGLFHKMHELEIKPNVVTFSAILNACSRCNSFEDASILLEELRLFDNQVYGVAHGLLMGCREKVWIQAQSLFDEVKRMDSSTASAFYNALTDVLWHFGQKQGAQLVVLEGQRRHVWENAWCDSCLDLHLMSSGAAQAMVHAWLLNIRSTVFEGHELPKLVSILTGWGKHSKVAGGGTLRGAIGALLRGIGAPFHVAKCNIGRFISTGPVVAAWLRESGTLKVLILQDDRTNLESTRLVRPSDLQILPL; this is encoded by the exons ATGGCTTCTTCCACTCCCCCTCACTGCTCTATCACTTCAACTAAACCCTATCAAAACCACCACATCGTCCAACAAAACCATCCTCACAACCACCATCAAACCCATCGTTGGAGCTCCCATAAGGTCTATGTACCCCGAAATGCAGCAAAACCAGGTAACGCTCCCATACTCTCTCGTAACCCTGGTTTCCCAACCCTGTCACCACTCCCTCCTTCTACATCCGAACTCGGTCCCGACTTCCGTGGCCGGCGCTCTACTCGTTTTGTTTCCAAGATGCACTTCGGCCGCCCCAAGACTGCCATGGGTAGCAGACACACCTCTGTTGCTGAGGAAGCTCTGCAACAAGCTATCCGCTTCGCTGGGGATGATAACGCTCTTGAATCTGTTCTCCTGAGTTTTGAATCCAAGCTATCTGGTTCTGAAGATTACTCCTTCTTGCTTCGGGAGCTAGGCAATCGCGGGGAATGCTCCATGGCGATTCGATGTTTCGAGTTCGCGGTCCGGAGGGAGCGAAGGCGGAACGAGCAGGGTAAACTGGCCAGTGCCATGATTGGTACTCTTGGTAGGTTGGGCCGGGTCGATCTTGCCCAGAGTGTGTTCGATACTGCCAACGTTCAAGGCTACGGTAATACTGTTTATGCATTTTCTGCTTTGATTAGTGCGTATGGAAGGAATGGGTTTTGCGAGGAAGCCATTAAGGTTTTCGAGTCGATGAAGGAATCTGGTCTGAAGCCTAACTTGGTGACCTACAATTCTCTGATTGATGCTTGTGGGAAAGGAGGTGTAGATTTTTATCAGGCGGTGAAAATATTCGATGAGATGGTGGCCAACGGTGTTCAACCCGATCGAATCACCTTTAATTCCCTTCTTGCTGTTTGTGGTCGCGGCGGGTTGTGGCAGGAGGCGATGAACTTGTTCAATGATATGACTTTTAGGGGCATTGATCGGGATATTTTCACATATAATACGCTTTTGGATGCAGTTTGTAAAGGTGGACAAATGGATTTGGCTTACCAGATACTGTCGGaaatatccaagaaaaatgTGTTGCCTAATGTGGTGACTTACAGCACTTTGATTGATGGGTATGCCAAGGCCGGAAGATTAGATGAAGCACTCAATCTATTTAACGAGATGAAGCTCCTTGGCATTGGGTTGGATCGAGTTTCATATAACACATTGCTTTCCATTTATGCAAAGCTTGGTAGGTTTGAGGAAGCTTTGGCTGTGTGCAAGGAGATGCAAATGTCGGGGATTAAGAAAGATGCTGTTACTTACAATGCACTTCTGGATGGATATGGGAAACAAGGGAAGTACAAAGAACTTAAGAAATTGTTTGAAGAGATGAAATCAGAACGCATTTCTCCTAACGTCTTGACTTACTCTACGTTGATCGATGCATACTCCAAAGGTGGTCTGTACAAAGAGGCAATGGAATTTTTTAGAGAGTTTAAGAAGGCAGGCTTGAAGACAGATGTTGTTTTGTACAGTGCATTGATTGATGCCTTATGTAAGAATGGATTGGTGGAGTTGGCCATGTCCCTGCTTGATGAGATGACGAGAGAAAGGATTTGTCCTAATGTTGTTACGTACAATTCAATAATTGATGCCTTTGGAAAATCAGCAACTGCAAAGTTTGAGGAGGATGTAACTGATGGAATGAATGGAACAAATCCTAAATCTTTAAATTATGCAAATATTGAGGACAGTTCTAAAATCATGGGAGAAAATATAGAAGGGGATAACCAGGTTCTTAAGTTTTTTGGGAAGCTAGCAGCTGAAAAAGTGCATCCTTCAAAGGAAGATTCAAATCGAAAGTCTCAAGAGATCTTATGTATCTTGGGTCTTTTTCATAAGATGCATGAACTggaaataaaaccaaatgtTGTCACCTTCTCTGCCATTCTAAATGCTTGCAG CCGTTGCAATTCTTTTGAAGATGCTTCAATCTTGTTAGAGGAACTCCGGTTGTTTGATAATCAAGTATATGGTGTTGCACATGGGCTTCTTATGGGCTGTCGAGAGAAAGTATGGATTCAAGCTCAAtctctctttgatgaagtgaagcGCATGGACTCCTCTACAGCATCTGCCTTTTATAATGCTCTAACTGACGTGCTGTGGCACTTTGGTCAG AAACAAGGGGCCCAGTTGGTTGTGCTTGAAGGGCAACGTCGCCATGTATGGGAGAATGCGTGGTGTGACTCATGCTTGGATTTGCATCTGATGTCTTCTGGTGCTGCTCAAGCAATGGTTCATGCCTGGCTGCTCAATATACGTTCTACTGTTTTTGAAGGTCATGAGTTGCCAAAGTTAGTTAG CATTTTGACAGGCTGGGGCAAACACAGCAAAGTAGCTGGCGGTGGCACTCTCAGAGGAGCTATAGGGGCACTCCTTAGAGGAATTGGTGCTCCCTTCCATGTGGCCAAGTGCAATATTGGGCGGTTTATATCAACAGGGCCTGTGGTAGCTGCGTGGTTAAGGGAATCTGGGACTCTGAAGGTTCTAATTCTTCAGGATGACAGAACAAACCTGGAAAGTACTAGGTTAGTTCGACCCTCTGACTTGCAAATACTTCCTTTGTAA
- the LOC122671565 gene encoding ATP-citrate synthase beta chain protein 2-like, giving the protein MATGQLFSRTTQALFYNYKQLPIQRMLDFDFLCGRETPSVAGIINPGSEGFQKLFFGQEEIAISVHSTIEAACAAHPTADVFINFASFRSAAASSMSALKQPTIRVVAIIAEGVPEADTKQLIAYARADNKVVIGPATVGGIQAGAFKIGDTAGTIDNIIQCKLYRPGSVGFVSKSGGMSNEMYNTIARVTDGIYEGIAIGGDVFPGSTLSDHVLRFNNIPQVKMIVVLGELGGQDEYSLVEALKQGKVNKPVVAWVSGTCARLFKSEVQFGHAGAKSGGEMESAQAKNQALREAGAVVPTSYEAFEAAIKETFEKLAEEGKITPVKEVKPPQIPEDLNSAIKSGKVRAPTHIISTISDDRGEEPCYAGVPMSSIVEQGYGVGDVISLLWFKRSLPRYCTQFIEICIMLCADHGPCVSGAHNTIVTARAGKDLVSSLVSGLLTIGPRFGGAIDDAARYFKDAYDRGLSPFEFVEGMKKKGIRVPGIGHRIKRGDNRDQRVVLLQTFARTHFPSVKYMEYAVQVETYTLSKANNLVLNVDGAIGSLFLDLLAGSGMFTKQEIDEIIEIGYLNGLFVLARSIGLIGHTFDQKRLKQPLYRHPWEDVLYTK; this is encoded by the exons ATGGCTACGGGACAACTATTCTCCCGGACTACACAAGCATTGTTCTACAACTACAAGCAACTTCCTATCCAACGGATGCTTGATTTTGACTTTCTTTGTG GACGGGAAACACCTTCTGTTGCTGGCATTATTAACCCTGGTTCTGAGGGATTTCAGAAACTCTTTTTTGGTCAAGAGGAAATTGCCATATCTGTACATTCAAC TATTGAAGCTGCTTGTGCCGCACATCCAACAGCTGATGTATTTATCAACTTCGCATCTTTTAGAAG TGCTGCTGCTTCCTCCATGTCTGCTCTGAAACAGCCAACCATTAGAGTTGTCGCTATAATAGCTGAAGGTGTCCCAGAGGCAGATACCAAGCAGTTGATTGCCTATGCAAGAGCAGATAATAAG GTTGTTATTGGTCCGGCCACCGTAGGAGGTATTCAAGCTGGGGCCTTCAAGATTGGAGACACCGCGGGAACTATTGACAATATAATTCAATGCAAGCTTTACCGTCCTGGATCTGTTGGATTTGTGTCGAAATCG GGTGGCATGTCTAATGAAATGTACAACACAATTGCACGTGTAACAGATGGAATATATGAAG GTATTGCAATTGGAGGAGATGTGTTCCCAGGCTCAACCCTCTCTGATCATGTCCTACGGTTTAACAACATCCCACAG GTCAAAATGATTGTTGTACTTGGGGAACTTGGTGGGCAAGATGAGTACTCCCTGGTTGAAGCCTTAAAACAGGGGAAGGTCAACAAACCAGTGGTTGCCTGGGTTAGCGGGACCTGTGCACGGCTCTTCAAGTCAGAAGTGCAATTTGGCCATGCT GGTGCCAAGAGTGGAGGTGAGATGGAGTCTGCACAAGCAAAAAATCAAGCATTAAGGGAAGCAGGAGCTGTTGTCCCCACCTCGTATGAAGCATTTGAGGCTGCAATTAAAGAGACATTTGAGAAACTT GCTGAAGAGGGGAAGATCACACCAGTGAAAGAAGTTAAACCCCCGCAGATTCCTGAAGATCTCAACAGTGCAATTAAAAGTGGGAAAGTTCGAGCACCTACTCATATTATATCTACCATCTCCGATGATAGAG GTGAGGAGCCATGTTATGCTGGTGTGCCAATGTCCTCCATTGTTGAACAAGGTTACGGTGTGGGTGATGTAATCTCTCTTTTGTGGTTCAAACGCAGTCTTCCCCGTTACTGCACACAATTTATTGAG ATATGTATCATGTTATGTGCGGATCATGGTCCTTGTGTCTCTGGTGCTCACAACACAATTGTTACAGCTAGGGCGGGAAAGGATCTAGTTTCCAGTCTTGTCTCCG GGTTGCTGACCATTGGTCCTCGATTTGGTGGTGCTATTGACGATGCTGCTCGATACTTTAAGGATGCTTATGACAGG GGTCTTTCACCTTTCGAGTTTGTTGAAGGCATGAAAAAGAAGGGCATTCGTGTACCAGGAATTGGACACAG GATTAAGAGGGGAGACAACAGAGACCAAAGAGTAGTGCTACTGCAAACATTTGCACGCACACATTTTCCTTCTGTAAAGTACATGGAGTATGCTGTTCAAGTAGAAACCTACACCTTGTCGAAGGCAAATAACTTGGTCCTCAATGTCGATGGTGCGATTGGATCTCTTTTCTTGGATCTTCTTGCTGGCAGTGGGATGTTCACCAAGCAAGAGATTGATGAAATCATTGAAATTGGATATCTGAATGGACTTTTTGTGTTGGCACGCTCTATTGGTCTCATTGG GCATACCTTCGACCAGAAGAGattgaaacagcctctctaccgTCACCCATGGGAGGATGTTCTCTACACCAAGTGA